Proteins from one Dermacentor variabilis isolate Ectoservices chromosome 1, ASM5094787v1, whole genome shotgun sequence genomic window:
- the LOC142559991 gene encoding glutathione peroxidase-like: MASGENWKDACSVYDFTAEDIKGMNVSLRKYAGHVVLIVNVASRCGFTDSNYRQLQALHDKYASKDPPLSILAFPCNQFGSQEPGSNAEIEDFCKSTYDIKFDMFAKVDVNGDGAHPLWKFLKHRQRGTLGDEIKWNFTKFLVNKSGQPVGRYSPTTAPSAIENDIKKLLAGSSQL, from the coding sequence ATGGCTTCGGGGGAAAATTGGAAGGATGCCTGCTCCGTCTACGATTTCACCGCGGAAGATATCAAGGGCATGAACGTCTCTCTTAGAAAATACGCCGGTCATGTTGTACTGATAGTGAATGTTGCCTCTCGATGTGGATTCACTGACTCCAACTACAGGCAGCTACAGGCACTGCACGACAAGTACGCTTCCAAAGATCCACCTCTGAGCATCCTGGCATTTCCCTGCAACCAGTTCGGGAGTCAGGAACCTGGGAGCAACGCGGAAATAGAGGACTTCTGCAAGTCGACGTATGATATAAAGTTCGACATGTTCGCCAAAGTGGACGTGAACGGCGACGGCGCTCACCCCCTTTGGAAGTTTCTCAAGCATCGGCAAAGGGGCACCTTAGGCGACGAAATCAAGTGGAACTTTACCAAATTCCTTGTCAACAAGTCCGGACAGCCTGTAGGTAGATACTCACCAACGACAGCGCCCAGTGCTATTGAAAATGACATCAAAAAGCTGCTTGCTGGTTCTTCGCAACTCTGA
- the LOC142560006 gene encoding uncharacterized protein LOC142560006 — translation MDSPHLYESASSEDLKHPSRQQPSLVLNAALGARSQLGAFDLGSDGCVPDLAELNTPELSFDLQGFIADSSSSAHSSSSLEETLFTDLLTEQQKRYGGQAFSMPHQGGSLNEHRYGAEAGLGIKQEPLDQAEYSSCREQPYGRGLLAFPGLHGGAPSAAPTLRPVAVFSSGQPHGLAPPQGPLGLPPPPPPPQGAQLHRLGGGPPTHHNGALAASAAGLRPLGAPPAKPQPHRSSAGKKLLDKGSDEYRRRRERNNIAVRKSREKAKQRSRDTERKVSELNRENDSLRKKVELLTKELAVLKSLLTNVGVPPENVDSEIARSLQGY, via the coding sequence ATGGACTCGCCCCATCTGTATGAGTCGGCGAGCAGCGAGGACCTCAAGCATCCGTCTCGACAGCAGCCGTCGCTGGTGCTGAACGCTGCGCTGGGCGCGCGGTCTCAGCTGGGCGCCTTTGACTTGGGCTCGGACGGCTGCGTGCCGGACCTGGCCGAGCTGAACACACCCGAATTGTCATTCGATCTGCAAGGCTTCATCGCCGACTCTTCTTCTTCGGCGCACTCGTCGAGCAGCCTCGAGGAGACTCTGTTCACGGATCTGCTGACAGAGCAGCAGAAGCGTTACGGTGGCCAGGCCTTTTCCATGCCCCACCAGGGTGGGTCCCTGAACGAGCACCGGTACGGCGCTGAGGCGGGGCTCGGCATCAAGCAAGAACCGCTGGATCAGGCCGAGTACTCGAGCTGCCGCGAGCAGCCCTACGGCCGCGGCCTGCTCGCTTTTCCGGGCCTGCACGGCGGGGCCCCCTCGGCCGCGCCAACGCTCAGGCCTGTGGCCGTGTTCTCTTCAGGTCAGCCGCATGGTCTGGCGCCGCCCCAAGGGCCCCTGGGCCTGCCACCGCCGCCTCCGCCACCTCAGGGAGCGCAGCTGCACAGGCTCGGCGGAGGACCTCCGACGCATCACAACGGGGCTCTTGCCGCGTCCGCTGCCGGACTTCGGCCCTTGGGCGCACCCCCCGCCAAGCCACAGCCGCACCGCAGTTCGGCCGGCAAGAAGCTGCTCGACAAGGGTTCCGACGAGTACCGCCGCCGCCGCGAGCGCAACAACATCGCCGTGCGCAAGTCCCGCGAGAAGGCCAAGCAGCGCTCCCGGGACACCGAACGCAAGGTGTCCGAGCTGAACCGCGAGAACGACTCGCTGCGCAAGAAGGTCGAGCTGCTCACCAAGGAGTTGGCCGTGCTCAAGTCGCTGCTCACCAACGTGGGCGTGCCGCCGGAGAACGTCGACTCCGAGATCGCTCGCTCGCTTCAGGGCTACTAG